The Pygocentrus nattereri isolate fPygNat1 chromosome 2, fPygNat1.pri, whole genome shotgun sequence genome has a window encoding:
- the acbd5b gene encoding acyl-CoA-binding domain-containing protein 5-B isoform X1: MENDKTVDERRFEAAVKVMRSLPEDGTFEPSEDMLAMFYSYYKQATVGPCNTAKPNAWDLIGKAKWDAWKALGDMTKEQAMKEYVQEIQLILETMPVTEEVAELLDELEPFYEVVEDEDDEVTSRPALLAIEAERSDEEEEEEEGDEDGEDDVELEDSSEDVNRSVVVEKAGTGSLLVCNGNAYTDSVSSQTSSTHSSLNTEEDEEELACSRENSLDSDLYTCADHITDDVSEQSQQSDDSISDVYSDSLEHPADREGSGVSRVQLAASRAAEAKRPAEPGGSQDGKQQDTSLPNPAAAGPVQSERVSVSRGGVSGCSSAGTRLICDAVGTLSGQDVTQCVETSPVVNKCCVNTQIAAALSRLQDDMRSVLQRLNTLETRTAAQVETFPLECDPHSASVKKRLHWWPLDTSPIAVALALVWPFAVHWLVQLYLQKTRRRIK, encoded by the exons ATGGAAAATGATAAAACCGTTGACGAGAGAAGGTTTGAAGCAGCTGTTAAAGTGATGAGGAGTTTGCCTGAAGATG GTACCTTCGAGCCGTCTGAAGACATGCTGGCTATGTTTTACAGTTACTACAAGCAAGCAACAGTCGGACCGTGTAACACTGCGAAACCCAACGCATGGGACTTGATTGGTAAAGCTAAATG gGATGCATGGAAGGCTTTAGGAGACATGACAAAGGAACAAGCCATGAAGGAATACGTTCAGGAAATCCAGCTG ATCTTGGAGACGATGCCGGTTACAGAAGAAGTAGCTGAACTGTTGGACGAGCTCGAACCGTTTTATGAAGTAGTGGAAGATGAGGACGATGAAGTGACCAGCAGACCTGCATTATTGGCAATTG AAGCAGAGAGaagtgatgaagaggaggaggaggaggagggtgaTGAAGATGGAGAAGATGATGTGGAGTTGGAGGACAGTAGTGAAG ACGTGAACAGGTCAGTGGTGGTGGAAAAGGCCGGTACAGGGTCACTGCTGGTTTGTAATGGCAATGCATACACAGACAGCGTCTCCTCTCAAACCAGCAGCACACACAGCTCCCTGAACAcggaggaggacgaggaggagcTGGCCtgcagcagagaaaacagcctGGACTCTGACCTTTATACCTGTGCTGACCACATCACTG ATGATGTCAGCGAGCAGAGCCAGCAGAGCGATGACTCCATCAGTGACGTTTACAGTGATTCATTGGAACATCCAGCAGACAGAGAG GGTTCAGGGGTTTCCAGGGTCCAATTGGCAGCATCCAGGGCGGCTGAAGCCAAAAGGCCAGCAGAGCCAGGAGGGAGCCAGGATGGAAAACAGCAGGACACCTCTCTCCCAAACCCAGCGGCAGCTGGACCAGTACAGTCTGAAAGGGTCTCAGTAAGCAGAGGAGGAG TTTCAGGATGCAGTTCAGCAGGAACTCGTCTGATCTGTGATGCTGTTGGGACACTAAGCGGTCAAGACGTCACGCAGTGTGTGGAGACGAGTCCGGTGGTAAAtaagtgctgtgtaaacacACAGATTGCGGCGGCGTTGTCACGACTACAGGACGACATGCGGAGTGTTCTGCAGAGGCTGAACACGCTGGAGACTCGGACTGCAGCGCAG gtTGAAACATTCCCTCTGGAGTGTGATCCTCACTCAGCCTCAGTGAAGAAG AGACTTCACTGGTGGCCACTGGACACGTCTCCTATCGCTGTAGCGTTGGCGCTCGTCTGGCCTTTCGCTGTGCATTGGCTCGTGCAGCTTTACCTACAGAAGACGAGAAG GAGGATAAAATGA
- the tsen15 gene encoding tRNA-splicing endonuclease subunit Sen15 codes for MDEDNTAGHSSWIKQHPVYEDLMNLDVGDGAQVYAAFLVYLNLTEVRGWEDVVGVACPELQVVLLEGREKEGELVRVVYPLPAHRTVSHKDLRCILDRGHPMLLCAVASDSTLVYQQLCDGLLTPEPPVGIQDQGRRQHRKRRLQT; via the exons ATGGACGAAGACAACACAGCGGGTCATTCAAGCTGGATTAAACAGCACCCTGTG TATGAAGACCTCATGAATCTGGATGTGGGTGATGGTGCTCAGGTTTACGCGGCATTCCTGGTTTACCTAAACCTGACCGAAG TTCGTGGCTGGGAGGATGTGGTGGGAGTAGCTTGCCcggagctgcaggtggttctgcTGGAAGGCCGTGAGAAGGAAGGAGAACTGGTCCGAGTGGTCTATCCACTGCCTGCTCATAGGACGGTCAGCCACAAAGA CTTGAGGTGTATACTGGACCGAGGACACCCCATGCTGCTATGCGCGGTCGCCTCAGACTCCACTCTGGTGTACCAGCAGCTGTGCGACGGCCTGCTGACCCCTGAGCCACCGGTGGGCATCCAGGACCAGGGCCGTCGACAGCACCGCAAGAGAAGACTCCAAACGTGA
- the acbd5b gene encoding acyl-CoA-binding domain-containing protein 5-B isoform X2, giving the protein MENDKTVDERRFEAAVKVMRSLPEDGTFEPSEDMLAMFYSYYKQATVGPCNTAKPNAWDLIGKAKWDAWKALGDMTKEQAMKEYVQEIQLILETMPVTEEVAELLDELEPFYEVVEDEDDEVTSRPALLAIEAERSDEEEEEEEGDEDGEDDVELEDSSEDDVSEQSQQSDDSISDVYSDSLEHPADREGSGVSRVQLAASRAAEAKRPAEPGGSQDGKQQDTSLPNPAAAGPVQSERVSVSRGGVSGCSSAGTRLICDAVGTLSGQDVTQCVETSPVVNKCCVNTQIAAALSRLQDDMRSVLQRLNTLETRTAAQVETFPLECDPHSASVKKRLHWWPLDTSPIAVALALVWPFAVHWLVQLYLQKTRRRIK; this is encoded by the exons ATGGAAAATGATAAAACCGTTGACGAGAGAAGGTTTGAAGCAGCTGTTAAAGTGATGAGGAGTTTGCCTGAAGATG GTACCTTCGAGCCGTCTGAAGACATGCTGGCTATGTTTTACAGTTACTACAAGCAAGCAACAGTCGGACCGTGTAACACTGCGAAACCCAACGCATGGGACTTGATTGGTAAAGCTAAATG gGATGCATGGAAGGCTTTAGGAGACATGACAAAGGAACAAGCCATGAAGGAATACGTTCAGGAAATCCAGCTG ATCTTGGAGACGATGCCGGTTACAGAAGAAGTAGCTGAACTGTTGGACGAGCTCGAACCGTTTTATGAAGTAGTGGAAGATGAGGACGATGAAGTGACCAGCAGACCTGCATTATTGGCAATTG AAGCAGAGAGaagtgatgaagaggaggaggaggaggagggtgaTGAAGATGGAGAAGATGATGTGGAGTTGGAGGACAGTAGTGAAG ATGATGTCAGCGAGCAGAGCCAGCAGAGCGATGACTCCATCAGTGACGTTTACAGTGATTCATTGGAACATCCAGCAGACAGAGAG GGTTCAGGGGTTTCCAGGGTCCAATTGGCAGCATCCAGGGCGGCTGAAGCCAAAAGGCCAGCAGAGCCAGGAGGGAGCCAGGATGGAAAACAGCAGGACACCTCTCTCCCAAACCCAGCGGCAGCTGGACCAGTACAGTCTGAAAGGGTCTCAGTAAGCAGAGGAGGAG TTTCAGGATGCAGTTCAGCAGGAACTCGTCTGATCTGTGATGCTGTTGGGACACTAAGCGGTCAAGACGTCACGCAGTGTGTGGAGACGAGTCCGGTGGTAAAtaagtgctgtgtaaacacACAGATTGCGGCGGCGTTGTCACGACTACAGGACGACATGCGGAGTGTTCTGCAGAGGCTGAACACGCTGGAGACTCGGACTGCAGCGCAG gtTGAAACATTCCCTCTGGAGTGTGATCCTCACTCAGCCTCAGTGAAGAAG AGACTTCACTGGTGGCCACTGGACACGTCTCCTATCGCTGTAGCGTTGGCGCTCGTCTGGCCTTTCGCTGTGCATTGGCTCGTGCAGCTTTACCTACAGAAGACGAGAAG GAGGATAAAATGA